One stretch of Chryseobacterium fluminis DNA includes these proteins:
- a CDS encoding phosphoglycerate kinase — protein MKTINDFNFNEKKALVRVDFNVPQDDQLKVTDNTRIVAVKPTVDKILNDGGSVILMAHLGRPKGEVNDKFSLKHIVDEVSNVLGKEVKFVDECVGEKAVQAASALKTGEVLLLENLRFHSEEEKGDADFAEQLSRLGDAYVNDAFGTAHRAHASTAVIADYFPSTKFFGLLMADELKAIDKVLKSGERPVTAILGGSKVSTKITIIENILPAVDNLIIGGGMAFTFIKALGGKIGTSLVEEDKLPLALEILGKAKEHQVKVYLPSDTIIAESFSNDAERKEADIYEIPEGWMGLDAGPKSRDQFNDVLLNSRTILWNGPIGVFEMSNFAAGTVALGDSIAEATKLGAFSLVGGGDSVAFVKQFGYGEKVSYVSTGGGAMLESLEGLELPGVAAINK, from the coding sequence ATGAAAACAATCAATGATTTCAATTTTAATGAAAAGAAGGCTCTTGTAAGAGTTGATTTCAATGTTCCGCAGGATGATCAGCTTAAAGTAACAGACAATACAAGAATCGTAGCTGTAAAGCCTACGGTAGATAAAATTCTGAATGATGGGGGATCTGTAATTCTGATGGCTCACCTGGGACGGCCAAAAGGAGAAGTGAATGATAAATTCTCGCTTAAACATATTGTTGATGAAGTTTCCAATGTTCTGGGCAAAGAAGTGAAATTCGTAGATGAATGTGTAGGGGAGAAGGCTGTACAGGCTGCCTCTGCTCTTAAAACCGGAGAAGTTCTTCTGTTAGAGAATCTGCGTTTTCATAGTGAAGAGGAAAAAGGGGATGCTGATTTTGCTGAGCAGCTCTCGAGACTGGGAGATGCTTATGTGAATGATGCTTTCGGAACTGCGCACCGCGCTCATGCTTCCACTGCCGTTATTGCAGATTACTTCCCATCAACTAAGTTTTTCGGTTTATTAATGGCTGATGAACTAAAAGCGATTGATAAAGTTTTAAAATCCGGTGAGCGCCCTGTTACTGCTATTCTCGGTGGATCTAAGGTTTCAACTAAAATTACCATTATAGAAAATATACTTCCTGCAGTTGATAATCTGATTATCGGAGGAGGTATGGCATTTACATTTATTAAAGCATTGGGTGGCAAAATCGGTACTTCGTTAGTAGAAGAAGATAAGCTGCCTTTAGCATTGGAAATTTTAGGAAAAGCAAAAGAGCATCAGGTAAAAGTTTATCTTCCGTCTGATACGATAATCGCTGAAAGTTTCAGTAATGATGCAGAAAGAAAGGAAGCTGATATTTATGAAATTCCGGAAGGCTGGATGGGATTGGATGCAGGTCCGAAATCTAGAGATCAGTTTAATGATGTTCTTCTTAATTCCAGAACAATTCTTTGGAATGGTCCGATCGGGGTTTTCGAAATGTCAAATTTTGCTGCCGGAACTGTTGCTTTGGGTGACAGTATTGCTGAAGCAACCAAACTTGGTGCTTTCTCTTTAGTAGGAGGAGGGGACAGTGTAGCATTTGTTAAACAATTTGGTTATGGTGAAAAAGTAAGTTATGTTTCCACCGGAGGCGGTGCCATGCTGGAAAGTCTGGAAGGATTGGAGCTTCCTGGAGTAGCTGCAATTAATAAATAA
- a CDS encoding S66 peptidase family protein, giving the protein MKKIIFPKSLKKGAKIAVISPAGAVESSELEGGIQLIKSKGFEPVLGKNLYSRFSNGYNYAGTEQERTEDINWAFNDKEISAVWASRGGYGCQHLIEHINLNSFAENPKWYIGYSDNTVIQSYLLKNGFASIHGQTVKTPISGVTDETYELIFDALQGKMPEYNLMSHELNKEGNIEGELVGGNLALIYALMGTKYSFEFKDKILFIEDVGENFYPLDRMIMSLELAGVFDKISGLIVGGMTNMGDEKENDEYHESFDPFAYKLIADKISKYNFAAVFGFPNGHIKDNRPLIIGGNVKLQAKNKVKIEF; this is encoded by the coding sequence ATGAAAAAGATAATCTTTCCCAAGTCTCTTAAGAAAGGCGCAAAAATCGCTGTTATTTCCCCCGCCGGAGCAGTAGAATCTTCCGAGCTGGAAGGCGGAATTCAACTTATTAAAAGTAAAGGTTTCGAGCCTGTTTTAGGAAAAAACCTTTATTCCAGATTTTCGAACGGCTACAATTATGCAGGAACTGAGCAGGAAAGAACAGAAGACATCAACTGGGCTTTTAACGATAAGGAAATCTCCGCGGTGTGGGCTTCCAGAGGCGGATATGGATGTCAGCATCTGATAGAACATATTAATTTAAACAGTTTTGCAGAGAATCCTAAATGGTATATCGGATACTCGGATAATACGGTAATCCAAAGTTATTTACTGAAGAACGGATTTGCTTCAATTCACGGGCAAACCGTTAAAACACCCATTTCCGGAGTAACAGACGAGACGTATGAGCTTATTTTTGATGCCCTGCAGGGCAAAATGCCGGAATACAACCTTATGTCGCATGAATTAAATAAAGAAGGGAATATTGAAGGAGAACTCGTCGGAGGGAATTTAGCCCTTATATATGCCCTGATGGGAACCAAATACTCCTTCGAATTCAAAGATAAAATTTTGTTCATTGAAGATGTGGGTGAAAACTTTTATCCTTTGGACCGAATGATCATGAGCCTGGAACTGGCTGGAGTGTTCGATAAAATTTCAGGATTAATCGTTGGTGGAATGACCAATATGGGCGATGAAAAAGAAAATGACGAATACCATGAAAGCTTTGATCCGTTTGCTTATAAATTAATTGCAGACAAAATTTCAAAGTACAATTTCGCGGCTGTATTCGGATTTCCAAATGGGCATATCAAAGATAACCGCCCTTTGATTATCGGTGGGAATGTGAAATTACAGGCTAAGAATAAGGTTAAGATTGAGTTTTAG
- the mnmG gene encoding tRNA uridine-5-carboxymethylaminomethyl(34) synthesis enzyme MnmG encodes MISEIYDVIVVGAGHAGCEAAAAAANLGSKTLLVTMNMQTIGQMSCNPAMGGIAKGQIVREIDAMGGYSGIIADKSAIQFKMLNLSKGPAMWSPRTQNDRMLFAEEWRLALENTPNLDFFQDMVKQLIVENNKAVGVVTSLGIEIRSKSVVLTNGTFLNGLIHVGDKQLGGGRMGEPRAFGITEQLVSLGFEAGRMKTGTPPRVDGRSLDYSKMEKQKGDENPQKFSYSDTPKLTKQLSCHIVYTNEAVHDILREGFDRSPMFNGTIQSLGPRYCPSIEDKINRFAERTRHQLFVEPEGWKTVEIYVNGFSSSLPEDVQIKAMKHIPGFENVKVFRPGYAIEYDYFPPTQLKHTLETKLVDHLYFAGQINGTTGYEEAAGQGLIAGINAHNKVHEKEEFILNRDEAYIGVLVDDLITKGTEEPYRMFTSRAEYRLLLRQDNADIRLTEKAFELGLAKEDRLRRVNEKVARSQELETFLRETSLKPGIINPILESIESNPVDQAYRASQFLTRPNITLDKLDQIETIKEFTSQFDDEVREQAEVNIKYKGYIEKEKENVAKLNRLENIKIPEDFDYKAISSLSAEAKQKMSNVRPKTIAQAGRISGVSPADINVLLVYLGR; translated from the coding sequence ATGATTTCAGAAATATATGATGTAATTGTAGTTGGTGCCGGTCACGCAGGATGTGAAGCAGCAGCAGCAGCAGCAAATCTTGGCTCTAAAACCCTGCTCGTTACCATGAATATGCAGACCATCGGACAGATGAGCTGCAACCCTGCGATGGGAGGAATTGCAAAAGGGCAGATTGTCCGGGAAATTGATGCCATGGGAGGATACTCAGGAATAATAGCGGATAAGTCTGCCATTCAGTTTAAAATGCTGAATCTTTCTAAAGGTCCTGCGATGTGGTCCCCGAGAACACAGAATGACAGAATGCTTTTCGCCGAAGAATGGCGTCTTGCATTGGAGAATACCCCTAATCTTGATTTCTTTCAGGATATGGTAAAACAGCTTATCGTTGAAAACAATAAAGCTGTCGGCGTTGTAACATCATTAGGAATTGAGATAAGATCCAAATCTGTAGTGCTCACCAACGGTACATTTCTTAATGGTCTTATCCACGTTGGAGATAAGCAATTGGGAGGAGGACGAATGGGAGAACCCAGAGCTTTTGGTATTACCGAACAATTGGTTTCTTTAGGATTTGAAGCAGGAAGAATGAAAACCGGTACTCCACCGAGAGTAGACGGAAGAAGTCTTGATTATTCCAAAATGGAAAAGCAGAAAGGTGATGAAAACCCTCAGAAATTCAGTTATTCAGACACTCCAAAATTAACAAAACAATTAAGCTGCCATATCGTATATACAAATGAGGCGGTACATGATATTTTACGGGAAGGCTTTGACAGAAGTCCTATGTTTAACGGCACCATTCAAAGTTTAGGCCCCAGATACTGTCCCAGTATAGAAGATAAAATCAATCGCTTTGCAGAGAGAACCCGCCATCAGCTTTTTGTAGAACCAGAAGGATGGAAAACGGTAGAAATTTATGTTAACGGATTCAGTTCTTCTCTTCCCGAAGATGTTCAGATTAAAGCGATGAAGCATATTCCCGGTTTTGAAAATGTAAAGGTTTTCCGTCCAGGTTATGCTATTGAATATGACTACTTCCCCCCTACTCAACTCAAACATACTTTAGAGACAAAACTGGTAGATCATTTATATTTTGCAGGTCAGATCAACGGAACTACAGGATATGAAGAGGCAGCGGGACAGGGTTTAATCGCAGGAATCAATGCTCATAACAAAGTACATGAAAAGGAAGAATTTATTCTTAACAGAGACGAAGCCTATATTGGTGTTCTGGTAGATGACCTTATTACCAAAGGTACTGAAGAGCCTTACAGAATGTTTACTTCAAGAGCAGAATACAGACTTCTTTTAAGACAGGACAACGCTGATATCAGGCTTACAGAAAAAGCATTTGAACTGGGATTAGCAAAAGAAGACAGACTACGACGTGTAAATGAGAAAGTAGCTAGAAGCCAGGAGCTTGAGACATTTCTCCGAGAAACTTCTTTAAAACCCGGTATCATTAATCCGATATTGGAAAGTATCGAAAGTAATCCTGTTGATCAGGCTTATAGAGCTTCACAATTTCTTACGAGACCTAATATTACTTTAGATAAACTGGATCAAATCGAAACCATTAAAGAATTCACCTCTCAATTCGATGATGAAGTGAGAGAACAGGCTGAAGTTAATATTAAATATAAAGGATATATTGAGAAGGAAAAAGAAAATGTCGCCAAACTCAACCGTTTAGAGAATATTAAGATTCCGGAGGATTTTGATTATAAAGCAATTTCAAGTCTTTCGGCCGAGGCAAAACAGAAGATGTCAAACGTAAGACCAAAAACAATTGCCCAGGCAGGTAGGATCAGTGGAGTTTCACCGGCTGATATTAATGTTTTATTAGTCTATTTGGGACGTTAA
- the ybeY gene encoding rRNA maturation RNase YbeY, with amino-acid sequence MIQFFYENLPESVNTDYIDWLKDIIISEGKKPGEINYIFCDDEYLLKVNQDYLQHDYYTDIITFDYVKGRTISGEIFVSLQRISDNASTLSGEYEEELRRVLAHGILHLSGYKDKTPEEEQLMRSKEDFYLAKYS; translated from the coding sequence ATGATACAATTTTTTTACGAAAACCTACCGGAGTCTGTGAATACAGACTATATCGACTGGCTTAAAGACATTATTATCTCAGAAGGCAAAAAGCCGGGTGAGATCAACTATATATTCTGTGACGATGAGTATTTACTCAAAGTTAATCAGGATTATTTACAGCATGATTACTATACTGATATTATTACATTTGACTATGTAAAAGGCAGGACTATAAGCGGCGAGATTTTCGTATCTTTGCAGCGTATTTCAGATAATGCTTCTACCCTATCCGGAGAATATGAAGAAGAACTGCGAAGAGTCTTGGCTCATGGGATTCTTCACCTCTCAGGATATAAAGACAAAACTCCGGAAGAAGAACAACTAATGAGAAGTAAAGAAGATTTTTATTTGGCAAAATACAGTTAA
- a CDS encoding class I SAM-dependent methyltransferase, translating to MKIKDHFLTQEIFEIKETETKGVFKTSPIPPNISRYYESENYISHHQDSGSIKEKLYKFLQSFNLQYKKTILLDRIKKGAKVLDYGCGAGEFVKYIENDFEAFGFEPDTDARNAAKNKISKAKIIDNIDLIADQSLDAITLWHVFEHVENQDEMLEIFNSKLKEKGLLIIAVPNPTSYDARHYKEYWAAYDVPRHIYHFSKTGMENLISKKPNWKMRKIKPLVLDSYYISMLSEKYKKSPLFWFKAILYGTISNIKALFSNEFSSLIYIIEKK from the coding sequence ATGAAAATAAAAGATCATTTTCTAACCCAGGAAATATTTGAAATTAAAGAAACGGAGACTAAAGGTGTCTTTAAGACCTCCCCTATTCCACCGAATATATCCAGATACTATGAAAGTGAAAATTATATCTCCCACCATCAAGATTCAGGGAGTATAAAAGAAAAACTCTACAAATTTTTACAGTCATTTAATTTACAGTATAAAAAAACAATTCTGCTGGACAGGATTAAAAAAGGCGCAAAAGTATTGGACTACGGTTGTGGCGCAGGAGAGTTTGTGAAATATATAGAAAATGATTTTGAAGCTTTTGGTTTTGAACCTGACACTGACGCAAGAAACGCCGCAAAAAATAAAATCTCTAAGGCAAAGATTATAGATAATATCGATTTAATTGCAGATCAAAGCTTAGATGCAATTACGCTCTGGCATGTTTTTGAACATGTAGAAAACCAGGATGAGATGCTCGAAATTTTCAACAGCAAATTAAAAGAAAAAGGTTTACTGATTATTGCGGTTCCCAATCCCACCTCTTATGACGCAAGACATTATAAAGAATATTGGGCAGCCTATGATGTACCCCGGCATATTTATCATTTTTCAAAAACCGGAATGGAAAACCTGATTTCAAAAAAACCGAATTGGAAAATGAGAAAAATAAAACCATTGGTATTAGACTCCTACTACATCTCCATGCTGAGCGAAAAATATAAAAAATCACCATTATTTTGGTTCAAAGCCATACTTTACGGAACGATTTCTAACATAAAAGCCCTTTTTTCGAACGAATTTTCAAGTCTGATATACATTATTGAAAAAAAGTAG
- the rpiB gene encoding ribose 5-phosphate isomerase B: MKRKIAIAGDHAGYEYKEIVKNYLSENFEVQDFGTFSTDSVDYPDFVHPAATSVENGENELGILICGSGNGVQITANKHQKIRCALCWMPEIASLARQHNDANMISMPARFISKELAIEIVEKFLSTDFEGGRHQNRVDKIAFC; encoded by the coding sequence ATGAAAAGAAAAATTGCTATCGCAGGTGACCATGCCGGTTACGAGTATAAGGAGATTGTTAAGAACTATTTATCAGAAAACTTTGAGGTTCAGGATTTTGGAACGTTTTCCACAGACAGTGTGGATTATCCGGACTTTGTACACCCTGCCGCGACTTCTGTTGAGAACGGAGAGAATGAATTGGGTATTTTGATATGCGGAAGCGGAAACGGTGTCCAGATCACGGCGAACAAACATCAGAAAATACGTTGTGCCCTTTGCTGGATGCCGGAGATTGCCAGCCTGGCAAGACAGCATAATGATGCCAATATGATCTCTATGCCTGCCCGATTCATATCGAAGGAACTGGCTATTGAAATCGTAGAGAAGTTTTTGTCCACGGACTTTGAAGGTGGCAGACACCAGAACAGAGTTGATAAAATCGCATTTTGCTAA
- a CDS encoding LysE family translocator yields the protein MFELILSAIVLGFMLSLVFIGPIFFLLIETSFSRGPKHALALDIGVISADLLCILAAYYASADIVTLIDKHPGFYRITSILILVYGIVMMVTKTKMHMPGEDKIISQNYFKTFMNGFFFNLLNVGVILFWLVTVISVRNQYPDTGSFILYIGIVIATYLCIDLAKIFLAKQFHDKLTQTLANKIRRIVGGILIVFSFFIFLQSFKKFNQFDKRLEEAEKKEVKYQETK from the coding sequence ATGTTTGAACTTATATTATCTGCTATCGTATTAGGATTTATGCTGAGCCTGGTTTTTATAGGACCTATTTTTTTTCTGCTTATTGAAACCAGCTTTTCCAGGGGCCCGAAGCATGCTTTAGCATTGGACATTGGAGTTATTTCCGCAGATCTCCTCTGCATTCTGGCTGCCTACTATGCGAGCGCAGATATTGTAACATTAATTGACAAACATCCCGGTTTTTACAGAATTACCTCTATTCTCATCCTGGTTTACGGAATTGTGATGATGGTTACTAAGACCAAAATGCATATGCCGGGTGAAGATAAAATCATCAGTCAAAACTATTTTAAAACCTTTATGAATGGTTTTTTCTTTAATCTTCTGAATGTCGGGGTGATTCTTTTCTGGCTGGTTACGGTAATTTCCGTAAGAAATCAGTATCCGGATACCGGCAGTTTTATACTCTATATCGGAATTGTGATTGCCACTTACCTGTGTATTGATCTGGCTAAGATATTTCTGGCCAAACAATTCCATGATAAACTCACTCAGACCTTAGCCAATAAAATAAGAAGAATAGTCGGAGGCATACTTATTGTCTTCAGTTTTTTTATCTTTTTACAAAGCTTCAAAAAATTCAATCAGTTTGATAAACGGTTGGAAGAAGCTGAAAAAAAAGAAGTTAAATACCAAGAAACAAAATGA
- a CDS encoding outer membrane protein assembly factor BamB family protein, with the protein MKFNLLFYFFALVCSMSCSSSEDINETPADIKTKNIMFIGAINQYYAFDSGSGHLKWSFSVANGSFTYSTAFYYNNVIYVGCTDSYLYALDANNGSLLWKFKTNQAIESSVYVSNNTVFFGSDDDNFYALDATTGDLKWKYTTGFNVSSSPIVSGEIVYFGSDDGYLYALDQSNGTLKWKYYAGNIFNSSSPSIIQNNLYIGNRNGNIYNINKVTGGLNWKVQLGSSLESSSPTILDGYLYTTDENSLYKVDASTGNIIWQSYNAGGYSSSPFVNENYISVNSSSGSLLVIDKQTGSIKWQKTIYSNSAEAVTTKSTVFIGGGGSNFIYAFSENDGTQIWKYPINSVVTSAPVIINNDGKLVYPSKSGGRD; encoded by the coding sequence ATGAAATTTAATTTACTTTTCTATTTTTTTGCATTAGTATGTTCAATGAGTTGTTCTTCATCTGAGGATATTAATGAAACTCCAGCAGATATTAAGACAAAAAATATAATGTTCATTGGTGCGATTAATCAATATTATGCTTTTGATTCAGGAAGTGGTCACTTAAAGTGGTCTTTTTCAGTTGCTAACGGAAGTTTTACATACAGTACCGCTTTTTATTATAATAATGTAATATATGTTGGTTGTACTGATAGCTATTTATACGCTTTAGATGCTAATAATGGAAGTTTATTATGGAAATTCAAAACAAATCAAGCAATCGAATCAAGCGTGTATGTTTCCAATAATACTGTTTTCTTTGGTAGTGATGATGATAATTTCTATGCACTGGATGCTACAACAGGAGATTTAAAATGGAAGTATACTACTGGTTTTAATGTAAGTTCTAGTCCTATTGTATCCGGAGAAATAGTATATTTTGGTAGTGATGATGGCTACCTCTACGCCTTAGATCAAAGTAATGGAACTCTGAAATGGAAATATTATGCTGGAAATATTTTTAATTCTTCTTCGCCTTCGATAATTCAAAATAACCTGTACATCGGAAATAGAAATGGTAATATTTACAATATTAATAAAGTTACAGGCGGATTAAATTGGAAAGTACAACTTGGAAGTTCTCTTGAATCTTCTTCTCCTACAATTTTGGATGGATATTTATATACTACTGATGAAAATTCTCTGTATAAAGTAGATGCTTCTACAGGAAATATCATTTGGCAATCCTACAACGCAGGTGGTTATTCCAGCAGTCCTTTTGTAAATGAAAACTATATTTCTGTAAATTCCAGCTCAGGTAGTCTTCTTGTCATTGATAAACAAACAGGAAGTATAAAGTGGCAAAAAACCATATATTCCAATAGTGCAGAAGCTGTCACTACTAAATCCACTGTTTTCATTGGTGGTGGAGGTTCAAATTTTATATATGCTTTTTCCGAGAACGACGGTACGCAAATATGGAAATACCCAATAAATTCAGTTGTTACTTCAGCTCCCGTAATAATCAATAACGATGGAAAATTAGTTTATCCAAGCAAGTCTGGCGGGAGAGATTAA
- the rnr gene encoding ribonuclease R, with amino-acid sequence MSKKRKYISQKNDHKLQEIGRLILRFMNENSTKIYNYKQIADGIDHKNPRQRELVIQALHKLQSSERIKETDKGKYIINLNIKGTLTGIIDFNQSGNAYVNVEGMEDDVFIHSKNVKDALQGDKVLIVTYTYKGKKIEGSVLEVLERSRTEFVGTLQVVPHKDFGFVVCDKKSINTDIFIPKGKFGGAEDGNKVIVKMTEWRPGDKNPEGEIITVLGAPGEHETEIHSILAEYGLPYNFPEEVEKDADKIDRSINEEEVAKRWDMRDILTFTIDPKDAKDFDDALSMRKLENGNWEVGVHIADVSHYVVPGTILDDEAYQRATSVYLVDRVVPMLPEVLSNDVCSLRPHEDKFTFSAVFELDDNAEIQKQWFGRTVIHSDRRFTYEEAQERIETKEGDLAEEILVLDQLAKIMRQKRIKNGAITFDRSEVRFNLDENNQPIGVYFKISKDSNHLIEEFMLLANKKVSEFVSLNKRGEITQNTFIYRVHDDPDPAKLESLRDFVSTFGYKMDLANTKKVAESLNRLLHDVKGKGEENMIETLAMRSMSKAVYSTEPIGHYGLGFDYYSHFTSPIRRYPDLLAHRLLQHYLDGGKSPSRPELEDKAKHCSSMERLAADAERDSIKYMQVKFMEKHLGETFNGVISGVAEFGFWVEIPENGAEGLIKLRDLVDDSYTYDAKTHAVYGSRHGKRYQLGDQVQIKVVKANLIQKQLDFKIVD; translated from the coding sequence ATGTCAAAAAAAAGAAAATATATAAGCCAGAAAAATGATCATAAACTTCAGGAAATCGGAAGACTGATCCTGCGCTTTATGAACGAAAACTCCACAAAAATCTATAATTATAAACAGATTGCAGACGGAATAGATCATAAAAATCCAAGACAGAGAGAGCTGGTGATTCAGGCTTTGCACAAACTTCAGTCCTCCGAAAGAATTAAAGAAACTGATAAAGGAAAGTATATCATTAATCTCAATATCAAAGGTACCCTTACCGGGATTATCGATTTTAACCAGTCAGGAAATGCCTATGTAAATGTTGAAGGAATGGAAGACGATGTGTTTATCCATTCTAAAAATGTGAAAGATGCATTGCAGGGTGATAAAGTTTTAATCGTAACCTATACATATAAAGGTAAAAAAATTGAAGGTTCAGTACTGGAAGTCCTGGAAAGAAGCAGGACCGAATTTGTAGGAACCCTTCAGGTGGTACCTCATAAAGATTTCGGATTTGTCGTTTGTGATAAAAAGTCGATTAATACTGATATTTTTATTCCTAAAGGCAAATTCGGAGGCGCTGAAGACGGTAATAAAGTTATTGTGAAGATGACCGAATGGAGGCCGGGAGATAAAAATCCTGAAGGCGAAATTATTACGGTTTTAGGTGCACCCGGGGAACATGAAACAGAGATTCATTCAATTTTGGCTGAATACGGTCTTCCTTATAATTTTCCCGAAGAAGTGGAAAAAGATGCTGATAAAATCGACAGAAGTATCAATGAAGAAGAAGTCGCGAAACGCTGGGATATGCGTGATATACTAACTTTTACGATAGATCCTAAAGATGCCAAGGATTTTGATGATGCATTGTCCATGAGAAAGTTAGAAAACGGGAACTGGGAAGTAGGTGTTCATATCGCAGACGTATCACACTATGTTGTTCCCGGCACCATTCTGGATGATGAAGCCTATCAGAGAGCAACTTCTGTTTACCTGGTAGACCGTGTCGTACCTATGCTTCCTGAGGTTTTAAGTAATGATGTGTGCTCGCTGCGTCCCCACGAAGATAAATTTACGTTCTCTGCCGTTTTTGAACTGGATGACAACGCTGAAATTCAGAAGCAATGGTTTGGAAGAACGGTTATTCATTCCGACAGAAGATTTACTTATGAAGAAGCTCAGGAAAGGATAGAAACTAAGGAAGGCGATCTGGCGGAGGAAATTCTGGTTCTCGATCAGCTGGCGAAAATTATGCGTCAGAAGAGGATCAAAAACGGAGCAATTACTTTTGACAGAAGTGAAGTTCGTTTCAACCTGGATGAAAATAACCAGCCGATCGGGGTTTATTTTAAGATAAGTAAGGATTCGAATCATCTGATTGAAGAATTTATGTTGCTGGCCAATAAAAAAGTGTCAGAATTTGTATCTCTCAATAAGAGAGGAGAAATTACTCAGAATACCTTCATTTACAGGGTTCATGATGATCCGGATCCGGCAAAATTAGAATCCTTAAGAGATTTTGTTTCTACATTCGGATACAAAATGGATCTTGCCAATACCAAAAAGGTAGCCGAATCTTTAAACAGGTTACTGCACGATGTAAAAGGAAAAGGCGAAGAGAATATGATTGAAACTTTAGCCATGCGAAGCATGAGTAAAGCAGTATATTCTACAGAACCGATCGGTCACTACGGTCTAGGGTTCGACTACTACAGCCACTTCACCTCTCCTATCCGACGTTATCCCGATCTGCTTGCCCACAGGCTGCTTCAGCATTACCTGGATGGAGGAAAATCTCCGAGCAGACCGGAACTGGAAGATAAAGCCAAACACTGCAGTTCTATGGAAAGACTCGCAGCCGATGCAGAAAGAGATTCCATCAAATACATGCAGGTAAAATTCATGGAGAAACATTTGGGTGAAACCTTCAATGGAGTCATTTCCGGAGTTGCTGAATTTGGTTTTTGGGTAGAAATTCCCGAAAACGGTGCAGAAGGTCTCATTAAGCTGAGAGATCTTGTAGATGATTCTTATACCTATGATGCAAAAACACATGCAGTATACGGGTCCAGACACGGAAAAAGATACCAGTTGGGAGATCAGGTTCAGATCAAGGTGGTGAAAGCCAACTTAATTCAGAAACAGCTTGATTTCAAAATTGTAGATTAA